A single region of the Salvia miltiorrhiza cultivar Shanhuang (shh) chromosome 8, IMPLAD_Smil_shh, whole genome shotgun sequence genome encodes:
- the LOC130999601 gene encoding transcription factor Pur-alpha 1 isoform X3, whose protein sequence is MEGNSSGGGGGGGGGGNDVELLCKTLQVEHKLFYFDLKENPRGRYLKISEKTSATRSTIIVPSNGIAWFLDLFNYYVNSDDQDVFSKELQLDTKVFYFDVGENRRGRFLKISEASVSRNRSTIIVPAGSARDEGWAAFRNILGEINETSRLVILPNQNSEVPERLVGLSDDVGAGFISSHSSQSAPAADLNVDRSSDLPPPDDIVSKVIRADQKKFFFDLGSNNRGHFLRISEVTGSDRSSIILPLSGLKQFHEMVGHFVEITKDRIEGMTGANVRTVDPPQR, encoded by the exons ATGGAGGGGAATTCTTCCGGTggtggcggcggtggcggaGGAGGGGGGAATGATGTGGAGCTGCTGTGCAAAACACTGCAGGTGGAGCACAAGCTATTCTACTTCGACCTCAAGGAGAATCCCCGTGGGCGTTACCTCAAGATCTCCGAGAAGACTTCGGCGACAAGGTCCACCATCATAGTACCTTCCAACGGCATCGCCTGGTTCCTCGATCTCTTCAATTACTATGTCAATTCTGATGACCAGGATGTCTTTAGCAAAGAACTCCAGCTCGATACCAAG gttttttattttgatgttgGGGAGAACAGAAGAGGCCGCTTTCTCAAA ATATCCGAAGCTTCAGTCAGCCGAAACCGCAGTACTATTATTGTTCCTGCTGGAAGTGCTCGTGATGAAGGGTGGGCGGCCTTCAGAAATATTTTGGGCGAAATAAATGAAACTTCACGGCTGGTCATCCTTCCAAATCAG AACTCCGAAGTCCCGGAACGCCTTGTCGGGCTTTCAGATGATGTGGGGGCTGGTTTTATATCAAGTCATAGTTCCCAATCTGCCCCAGCGGCTGACTTGAATGTTGATCGCTCTTCTGATCTGCCACCACCTGATGACATAGTCTCCAAAGTGATAAGAGCTGATCAAAAGAAGTTTTTCTTTGATCTAGGTAGCAACAACAGAGGACATTTCTTGAGAATATCAGAG GTTACTGGTTCAGATCGTTCATCTATAATTCTCCCGCTGTCTGGCCTGAAGCAGTTCCATGAAATGGTGGGTCACTTTGTGGAGATCACTAAAGATAGAATTGAGGGAATGACTGGTGCAAATGTTAGGACAGTGGACCCTCCTCAAAGGTGA
- the LOC130999601 gene encoding transcription factor Pur-alpha 1 isoform X2, whose product MEGNSSGGGGGGGGGGNDVELLCKTLQVEHKLFYFDLKENPRGRYLKISEKTSATRSTIIVPSNGIAWFLDLFNYYVNSDDQDVFSKELQLDTKVFYFDVGENRRGRFLKISEASVSRNRSTIIVPAGSARDEGWAAFRNILGEINETSRLVILPNQQNSEVPERLVGLSDDVGAGFISSHSSQSAPAADLNVDRSSDLPPPDDIVSKVIRADQKKFFFDLGSNNRGHFLRISEVTGSDRSSIILPLSGLKQFHEMVGHFVEITKDRIEGMTGANVRTVDPPQR is encoded by the exons ATGGAGGGGAATTCTTCCGGTggtggcggcggtggcggaGGAGGGGGGAATGATGTGGAGCTGCTGTGCAAAACACTGCAGGTGGAGCACAAGCTATTCTACTTCGACCTCAAGGAGAATCCCCGTGGGCGTTACCTCAAGATCTCCGAGAAGACTTCGGCGACAAGGTCCACCATCATAGTACCTTCCAACGGCATCGCCTGGTTCCTCGATCTCTTCAATTACTATGTCAATTCTGATGACCAGGATGTCTTTAGCAAAGAACTCCAGCTCGATACCAAG gttttttattttgatgttgGGGAGAACAGAAGAGGCCGCTTTCTCAAA ATATCCGAAGCTTCAGTCAGCCGAAACCGCAGTACTATTATTGTTCCTGCTGGAAGTGCTCGTGATGAAGGGTGGGCGGCCTTCAGAAATATTTTGGGCGAAATAAATGAAACTTCACGGCTGGTCATCCTTCCAAATCAG CAGAACTCCGAAGTCCCGGAACGCCTTGTCGGGCTTTCAGATGATGTGGGGGCTGGTTTTATATCAAGTCATAGTTCCCAATCTGCCCCAGCGGCTGACTTGAATGTTGATCGCTCTTCTGATCTGCCACCACCTGATGACATAGTCTCCAAAGTGATAAGAGCTGATCAAAAGAAGTTTTTCTTTGATCTAGGTAGCAACAACAGAGGACATTTCTTGAGAATATCAGAG GTTACTGGTTCAGATCGTTCATCTATAATTCTCCCGCTGTCTGGCCTGAAGCAGTTCCATGAAATGGTGGGTCACTTTGTGGAGATCACTAAAGATAGAATTGAGGGAATGACTGGTGCAAATGTTAGGACAGTGGACCCTCCTCAAAGGTGA
- the LOC130999601 gene encoding transcription factor Pur-alpha 1 isoform X1 produces MEGNSSGGGGGGGGGGNDVELLCKTLQVEHKLFYFDLKENPRGRYLKISEKTSATRSTIIVPSNGIAWFLDLFNYYVNSDDQDVFSKELQLDTKVFYFDVGENRRGRFLKISEASVSRNRSTIIVPAGSARDEGWAAFRNILGEINETSRLVILPNQHQQNSEVPERLVGLSDDVGAGFISSHSSQSAPAADLNVDRSSDLPPPDDIVSKVIRADQKKFFFDLGSNNRGHFLRISEVTGSDRSSIILPLSGLKQFHEMVGHFVEITKDRIEGMTGANVRTVDPPQR; encoded by the exons ATGGAGGGGAATTCTTCCGGTggtggcggcggtggcggaGGAGGGGGGAATGATGTGGAGCTGCTGTGCAAAACACTGCAGGTGGAGCACAAGCTATTCTACTTCGACCTCAAGGAGAATCCCCGTGGGCGTTACCTCAAGATCTCCGAGAAGACTTCGGCGACAAGGTCCACCATCATAGTACCTTCCAACGGCATCGCCTGGTTCCTCGATCTCTTCAATTACTATGTCAATTCTGATGACCAGGATGTCTTTAGCAAAGAACTCCAGCTCGATACCAAG gttttttattttgatgttgGGGAGAACAGAAGAGGCCGCTTTCTCAAA ATATCCGAAGCTTCAGTCAGCCGAAACCGCAGTACTATTATTGTTCCTGCTGGAAGTGCTCGTGATGAAGGGTGGGCGGCCTTCAGAAATATTTTGGGCGAAATAAATGAAACTTCACGGCTGGTCATCCTTCCAAATCAG CATCAGCAGAACTCCGAAGTCCCGGAACGCCTTGTCGGGCTTTCAGATGATGTGGGGGCTGGTTTTATATCAAGTCATAGTTCCCAATCTGCCCCAGCGGCTGACTTGAATGTTGATCGCTCTTCTGATCTGCCACCACCTGATGACATAGTCTCCAAAGTGATAAGAGCTGATCAAAAGAAGTTTTTCTTTGATCTAGGTAGCAACAACAGAGGACATTTCTTGAGAATATCAGAG GTTACTGGTTCAGATCGTTCATCTATAATTCTCCCGCTGTCTGGCCTGAAGCAGTTCCATGAAATGGTGGGTCACTTTGTGGAGATCACTAAAGATAGAATTGAGGGAATGACTGGTGCAAATGTTAGGACAGTGGACCCTCCTCAAAGGTGA